AACCTTCACCGATTTCAGCACCGCTCTCGATCTTGTTGCCGCGGCCACCGAGGAGGCTCGCCCCCTGCCCGGCTTCGCGCAGGACAGCCTTTTGTTCAAGGATCTGCCGGCGCATCTCTACCACGCTGACCGGGACGCACTCAGCTGTTCGCTGCTCAAGCCCCTGCTCGTCTCACCCGCCCATTTCCAGACTGCACTGACCGCCACACACAGCGACAGCGACGCCAAGGACTTCGGCACCTTGCTTCATTTGCTGCTCCTGCAGCCCCATCTCGCGGGCCAGGAAGTGGCTGTGTACCCCGAGATAGTCCACCCCACGACCAAGGCTTACCGCGAGTTCGTGGAAACCAACGCGCTCAAACTGGTGGTGGACGAGCCGACGTTCTCGGCGGCGCGGCAGTTGGCCGACAAGGTGCGTGAGACACCCTACAAGGGTCGCCCGCTGGGCCGCTTCATTGAGGAGTCGATGACCGAGGTGAGCATCTATTTCACTGAGCCCACTACCGGCCTGCGGCTGCGTGTACGCCACGATATCTATCACCCGGATCTGGCGTTCGACCTGAAATCCACTCGCCATGCGAGCGTGAACATGTTCAGCCGCGATGCCGTCAAGTTCGACTACGACCTGCAGGCCTTCATGTATTCACTTGGCCGCTCCCTATACGAGGGTACGAGCGACGCCAAGCCGTTCGTGTTCATCGCCGCCGAAAGCAACGAGCCGTTTTCGGTGCACACGCTGTCGGCCAGCAATTCCTTCCTCACCAACGGCGCGAAGAAGTTCCAGGAATGCCTCTCGATCTACAACGCCTGTGCGGCCACCGGGCACTGGCCCGACCTCAGCAGCGACGGAGAGATTGAGATCGAGCACTGGCAACAGTTCACGCCCACGCGTGCTTGGTTGGCCGGGCATTCGGCAGTTTGAGACTCAGCGAGCATGCTCAGCCATGGCATCAGCATTGCCTGCGCCGCTCGCGCTACGTCTTTGATGGTCTGCACCCGAGCAGCATCGCTTGGTGCGCCAGGGGCGTTG
The DNA window shown above is from Hydrogenophaga sp. BPS33 and carries:
- a CDS encoding PD-(D/E)XK nuclease-like domain-containing protein; translated protein: METFTDFSTALDLVAAATEEARPLPGFAQDSLLFKDLPAHLYHADRDALSCSLLKPLLVSPAHFQTALTATHSDSDAKDFGTLLHLLLLQPHLAGQEVAVYPEIVHPTTKAYREFVETNALKLVVDEPTFSAARQLADKVRETPYKGRPLGRFIEESMTEVSIYFTEPTTGLRLRVRHDIYHPDLAFDLKSTRHASVNMFSRDAVKFDYDLQAFMYSLGRSLYEGTSDAKPFVFIAAESNEPFSVHTLSASNSFLTNGAKKFQECLSIYNACAATGHWPDLSSDGEIEIEHWQQFTPTRAWLAGHSAV